The Fimbriimonas ginsengisoli Gsoil 348 genome window below encodes:
- a CDS encoding RNA polymerase sigma factor, whose amino-acid sequence MEVVEWDEGWEATLVVAARAGDLGAFDSLVRRYRPALVVLASQILRTRDQAEDAAQDAFLAAYAALPQLQDPSRFGAWLGTIARHRARRLAMGQRREVVPIDAVILSYTPALAEKAAANDDRKAIRCALDRLPGEILPVVELYYLDEWSVREIASLLDLPITTVKWRLHTGRKLLRNLLPDLEEENERELL is encoded by the coding sequence ATGGAGGTGGTGGAATGGGACGAAGGGTGGGAAGCGACGCTGGTGGTCGCGGCGCGAGCCGGGGATCTGGGCGCGTTCGACTCTCTGGTTCGGCGGTACCGCCCGGCCCTCGTCGTCCTAGCTTCGCAAATCCTTCGAACGCGGGACCAAGCCGAGGATGCGGCCCAGGACGCTTTCCTGGCTGCTTATGCCGCCCTTCCCCAACTCCAAGATCCCAGTCGATTCGGCGCCTGGCTCGGAACAATCGCTCGGCACCGGGCGCGCCGGCTGGCGATGGGACAGCGGCGCGAGGTGGTGCCGATCGACGCGGTGATCCTCTCCTACACGCCGGCACTGGCCGAGAAAGCAGCCGCAAACGACGACCGGAAGGCGATTCGGTGCGCACTCGACCGCCTGCCCGGCGAGATCCTGCCGGTAGTCGAGCTCTACTACCTCGATGAATGGTCGGTACGCGAGATCGCCTCGCTCCTCGACCTTCCCATCACCACCGTCAAGTGGCGGTTGCATACCGGACGAAAACTGCTACGAAATTTGCTACCCGAC
- a CDS encoding HD domain-containing protein: MRSDLESKIAAIAEMREAHLRALSERPGGVGWCVRHSDLADEIVRLLHEQLTDEFPELPPIAIIATGGYGRREMSPYSDIDLTVVPSDEAAPTLDQALRRLFQDLHWAFCTVLRLDVGYAYRLISDAPGLDAKTRTGLMDMRHIAGSYDVTRSLDRALSDTFVAGEFILAKISERETMFDKFNDSPYVVEPHLKEGAGGVRCFHCSNWIRNAIGDQPARPSEAFDTIVRYRNLLHLLAKKHQDFLSRQRQAEIADLIGMDVSVMMAEVVQAGDNLHAHYRRAREKLREGRFSLARNVLSVQGEARIVGTSDAGDAAVGIAIATRLGLEVSDLPIGQTEGLQGPAAVYAFSTGEKTLRNLDRCGLLEKLLPELTACRTLVPDDTVHTFTVFEHSLRVVRHLESLDPGTFLGDLMASVNDVEPLYLAALLHDVGKAIPERAHSEIGAEIAADLCRRWGLADGIGETVEWLVREHLTMARFIRVRDLENPDTVREFAEIVLDTTRLGLLTLLTWADVNAVGPGAWTPAQDTFLRELYRRTEAHLTSDSPPAPDPALYRQRLLRQLRSQATDPDQVNGFVESLPAYYLTSTPPDVIRLHMDFAQRAIQGAPTVELFHRSELSATEITVCTTDAPRLLTRLLGVLYAFDLSVTGIRASTTTTSPHVALDVFTVSFGGRPVPAATTKQVSAALLDVLEGRKTVEEILEARGKDPFRVQRIFTLTYVEGTPGILEIRAPRGRGMPYRFSRLIADQGWNVVSARVGQWAGNAAAAFYVLGPTGAPLTQEEVHRALGVER; the protein is encoded by the coding sequence ATGAGGAGCGACCTCGAATCTAAGATCGCGGCCATCGCCGAAATGCGCGAAGCCCACCTACGCGCGTTATCGGAACGTCCTGGCGGCGTCGGTTGGTGCGTTCGTCACTCGGATCTCGCCGATGAAATCGTGCGGCTGCTCCACGAGCAGTTGACGGACGAATTCCCAGAATTGCCCCCAATCGCAATCATCGCGACCGGCGGGTACGGCCGCCGGGAAATGTCTCCTTATTCGGATATCGACCTCACCGTCGTCCCCTCCGACGAAGCCGCGCCGACGCTGGACCAAGCGTTGCGACGGCTTTTTCAAGACCTGCATTGGGCTTTCTGCACCGTACTACGGCTGGACGTCGGATACGCATACCGCTTGATCTCCGACGCCCCTGGCCTCGACGCGAAGACCCGGACCGGCCTCATGGACATGCGCCATATCGCCGGCTCGTACGATGTCACCCGATCGTTAGACCGGGCGCTTTCCGACACGTTCGTCGCGGGGGAATTCATTCTCGCCAAGATCTCCGAGCGGGAGACGATGTTCGACAAATTCAACGATTCCCCGTACGTGGTCGAGCCACACCTCAAAGAGGGGGCGGGCGGGGTGCGTTGCTTCCACTGTTCTAACTGGATTCGGAACGCTATCGGTGACCAGCCCGCTCGTCCGAGCGAGGCGTTCGACACAATCGTTCGCTACCGAAATCTGCTCCACCTCCTCGCCAAAAAACATCAAGACTTTCTCAGCCGGCAGCGCCAGGCCGAGATCGCCGACTTGATCGGCATGGACGTGAGCGTCATGATGGCGGAGGTAGTGCAGGCGGGCGACAACCTGCACGCTCACTACCGTCGTGCCCGCGAAAAACTACGGGAGGGACGCTTCTCGTTGGCACGAAACGTTCTATCCGTTCAGGGAGAAGCGCGAATCGTGGGCACGTCCGATGCGGGCGACGCGGCCGTCGGAATCGCGATCGCCACCCGTCTCGGGCTGGAGGTTAGCGACCTGCCGATCGGGCAAACCGAAGGGTTACAAGGACCAGCGGCGGTCTACGCGTTCAGCACCGGAGAAAAGACGCTCCGTAACCTGGACCGATGCGGCCTACTCGAGAAGCTGCTGCCCGAGCTGACGGCATGCCGCACCCTGGTGCCGGACGACACCGTCCATACGTTTACCGTCTTCGAGCATTCCCTGCGCGTGGTTCGGCACCTGGAGTCCCTCGATCCTGGCACGTTTCTCGGCGATCTCATGGCGTCCGTAAACGACGTGGAGCCGCTCTATCTCGCCGCCCTGCTTCACGACGTGGGGAAGGCGATTCCGGAGAGAGCCCATTCGGAGATCGGCGCCGAAATCGCCGCCGACCTATGCCGGCGATGGGGTCTAGCCGACGGCATCGGCGAAACCGTGGAGTGGCTCGTGCGCGAGCACCTCACGATGGCCCGCTTTATTCGGGTCCGAGATTTGGAGAACCCGGACACGGTCCGGGAGTTTGCGGAGATCGTCCTCGACACCACTCGACTTGGTTTGCTCACGCTGCTTACCTGGGCGGACGTTAACGCCGTCGGCCCTGGCGCATGGACCCCGGCGCAGGACACTTTCTTGCGCGAACTTTATCGTCGCACCGAAGCCCACCTGACCAGCGACTCTCCCCCCGCCCCCGACCCGGCCCTCTACCGCCAGCGCCTCCTGCGTCAGCTCCGAAGCCAAGCCACCGATCCCGACCAGGTAAACGGATTCGTCGAAAGCCTGCCGGCGTACTATCTGACGAGCACTCCGCCCGACGTCATCCGGCTTCACATGGACTTCGCTCAACGGGCGATTCAAGGCGCGCCGACCGTCGAGCTTTTCCATCGCAGCGAGCTCAGCGCCACTGAAATCACCGTCTGCACGACCGACGCCCCCCGCCTGCTAACGCGCCTACTGGGAGTTCTGTACGCCTTCGATCTCAGTGTAACGGGCATTCGAGCGTCGACGACTACGACGTCTCCGCACGTCGCGCTCGATGTCTTTACCGTCAGTTTCGGCGGCCGCCCTGTCCCCGCCGCGACGACTAAACAGGTCAGCGCCGCCCTGCTAGATGTGCTGGAAGGGCGCAAGACCGTCGAAGAGATTCTGGAGGCGCGAGGCAAAGATCCATTCCGAGTCCAGCGGATCTTCACCCTCACCTACGTCGAAGGAACCCCCGGCATCCTTGAGATCCGCGCACCAAGGGGCCGAGGGATGCCCTACCGTTTCTCCCGCCTTATCGCCGACCAAGGCTGGAACGTCGTCTCCGCCCGCGTTGGCCAGTGGGCCGGCAACGCCGCCGCCGCCTTCTACGTCCTCGGCCCCACCGGCGCCCCCCTCACTCAAGAGGAAGTCCACCGAGCCCTGGGCGTCGAGCGCTAG
- a CDS encoding zf-HC2 domain-containing protein: MRIRVFGCKKFSRLLSDRVDRDLSLPEARFLDRHREACPECRRQERSSDCALNMLRAAALEPEVAPMFEDRVIRRLRVQTVRESLNYWSPALVGAGIACVALFVALHLAATPASINRDYVPDGEAKRYVTPRTQPKLELDRIPTFVR; the protein is encoded by the coding sequence GTGAGGATCCGAGTCTTCGGATGCAAAAAGTTTAGCCGTCTCCTCAGCGACCGAGTCGATCGTGATCTAAGTCTGCCCGAGGCGCGCTTTCTTGATCGTCACCGCGAAGCCTGTCCGGAGTGCCGGCGGCAGGAGCGTTCGTCCGATTGCGCCCTGAACATGCTGCGGGCCGCTGCCCTGGAGCCTGAGGTCGCGCCCATGTTCGAGGACCGGGTGATCCGCCGTCTTCGCGTCCAAACCGTGCGCGAAAGCTTGAACTACTGGTCGCCCGCCCTGGTCGGGGCCGGCATCGCCTGCGTGGCGCTCTTCGTAGCGCTCCATCTGGCGGCGACTCCGGCGTCGATTAATCGAGACTATGTTCCGGACGGCGAAGCAAAACGATACGTGACGCCGCGGACCCAGCCCAAACTCGAGCTCGATCGCATCCCAACCTTCGTGCGATGA
- a CDS encoding RNA polymerase sigma factor: MIEAKTTAALPVDTAAQERQWVGRCRTGDEVALGCLIARHRNRLVRTATNLLRDRHEAEDVAQESFLKAFREIAKLRDDRAFSGYLYRICVRLCMDRLRLKRAELVEFDAAQPHSGGTVENRVVIEKLLAQLPAELRTTLVLREMEQLSYEEVAEVMRVPIGTVRSRLHTARERFRKLWIEAVGE; encoded by the coding sequence ATGATCGAAGCCAAAACCACCGCCGCACTGCCCGTCGATACCGCCGCCCAGGAGCGGCAGTGGGTCGGCAGATGCCGCACGGGAGACGAGGTCGCCCTCGGATGCCTGATCGCCCGCCACCGAAACCGGCTTGTCCGCACCGCGACGAACCTCCTTCGCGATCGACATGAGGCGGAAGACGTAGCCCAAGAATCGTTCCTGAAGGCTTTCCGCGAAATCGCCAAGCTTAGGGACGACCGCGCCTTTTCCGGCTACCTGTACCGAATTTGTGTGCGCCTTTGCATGGATCGACTCCGGCTGAAACGGGCGGAGCTCGTCGAATTCGACGCCGCGCAGCCCCATTCGGGCGGAACCGTCGAAAATCGCGTCGTTATAGAGAAACTTTTGGCCCAGTTGCCTGCCGAGCTCCGAACTACACTTGTCTTAAGAGAAATGGAGCAACTGAGCTACGAAGAGGTTGCGGAAGTGATGCGGGTTCCGATCGGTACCGTCCGGTCTCGCCTCCACACCGCGCGAGAGAGATTCAGAAAACTGTGGATCGAGGCGGTCGGCGAGTGA
- a CDS encoding amylo-alpha-1,6-glucosidase, whose protein sequence is MRYSLDESKCRNLEVSTRREWVLTNGTGAYAMGTAGGINTRRYHGHLIAAITPPTGRMLLLAAVDALVQTDGNPMGISANQYPGAIYPEGFHYLRGFSVDDHACWRYRAGGAEVVKRLAIHPHENASTVVYENVGTIPFNLILRPLVCHRDHHGNFYENPHYPDDLEFLPSETQVKSGDVSLYLSHGNGERVAVQGWYYRFEHNRESDRGLADKEDLFCPCELRYYLKPGEKATIVAATRPSVEPLQISDEEALRDLRLSAMLRDAAERFFVKTHDRSTIIAGYPWFTDWGRDTMISIPGLCLHTGRVTEARQILSDFSTQLYHGLIPNRFVEVGERPDYNTVDATLWFGNAIYKTLMAEWDEVFATRMLPVLQEVYDWHVRGTEFGIHVDPFDGLLTQGEPGVQLTWMDAKVGDWVVTPRHGKPIEINGLWINLLRVLEWLSGRLGLDGTKYGTDAERAEESFNQRFWHEGRGHFLDTVDPTDASLRPNQLIAMALPFSPVQADRAQKALEVVARELLTPNGIRTLGPDEPGYRGAYSGSLPELDASYHQGTAWPWLLGPYVTALVRFTGDKQEAKRILRNSRTMLEEYGLGGIAEVYDGDEPQHPGGCPWQAWSVAEVLRAWVEDVSGD, encoded by the coding sequence ATGCGCTACTCCTTGGATGAGTCGAAGTGCCGTAACTTGGAGGTTTCCACTCGTCGAGAGTGGGTGCTGACGAATGGAACGGGTGCGTACGCGATGGGGACCGCAGGGGGGATCAACACTCGCCGTTACCATGGCCATCTGATCGCCGCGATTACTCCGCCAACGGGACGGATGCTGCTACTTGCCGCAGTCGACGCATTGGTACAGACCGACGGAAATCCGATGGGGATCAGCGCCAACCAATATCCGGGCGCGATTTATCCGGAGGGGTTCCACTATTTACGCGGCTTCTCGGTGGACGACCACGCCTGCTGGCGGTACCGGGCCGGAGGGGCGGAGGTGGTGAAGCGACTTGCGATCCATCCGCATGAAAATGCTTCCACGGTGGTCTACGAAAACGTGGGGACGATCCCTTTCAACCTGATCCTCCGCCCCCTGGTTTGTCACCGGGACCACCACGGCAATTTCTACGAGAATCCGCACTATCCCGACGACTTGGAATTTCTTCCCTCGGAGACGCAGGTGAAGTCGGGGGACGTATCGCTCTACCTGAGCCATGGAAACGGTGAACGGGTAGCGGTGCAAGGTTGGTACTACCGATTTGAGCACAACCGCGAATCCGACCGGGGCCTGGCCGATAAGGAAGATCTGTTCTGTCCGTGCGAGCTTCGGTACTACCTGAAGCCGGGTGAGAAGGCGACGATCGTCGCGGCGACCCGGCCAAGCGTCGAGCCGCTGCAGATCTCCGACGAAGAGGCGCTGCGAGACCTCCGACTTTCGGCGATGCTACGCGACGCCGCGGAACGGTTCTTTGTAAAGACCCACGACCGGTCCACGATTATCGCGGGGTATCCGTGGTTCACGGATTGGGGAAGGGACACGATGATCTCGATTCCGGGTCTCTGCCTCCATACCGGGAGAGTCACCGAGGCGCGCCAGATCTTATCGGACTTCTCGACTCAGCTTTACCACGGCCTGATTCCGAACCGGTTCGTTGAAGTTGGGGAGAGGCCCGACTACAACACCGTGGATGCGACCCTTTGGTTCGGGAACGCCATCTACAAGACGCTGATGGCGGAGTGGGACGAAGTCTTTGCCACCCGGATGCTGCCGGTTCTTCAGGAGGTTTATGATTGGCACGTCCGGGGAACCGAGTTCGGCATCCACGTCGATCCGTTTGATGGCTTGTTGACGCAGGGAGAACCCGGCGTCCAGCTCACTTGGATGGATGCGAAGGTGGGGGACTGGGTGGTGACGCCGCGGCATGGGAAGCCGATCGAGATCAACGGGCTGTGGATCAATCTCCTGCGTGTCCTCGAATGGTTGTCCGGGCGTCTGGGTCTCGACGGAACGAAGTACGGGACAGACGCGGAGCGGGCGGAGGAGAGTTTCAATCAGCGGTTTTGGCATGAGGGCCGCGGTCACTTCCTCGATACCGTCGACCCGACGGACGCCTCTCTTCGACCGAATCAGCTCATCGCAATGGCGCTACCGTTCTCGCCGGTGCAGGCGGACCGGGCGCAAAAAGCTTTGGAGGTCGTGGCGAGGGAATTGCTGACGCCGAACGGGATTCGAACGCTGGGGCCGGACGAGCCGGGATATCGGGGCGCTTACTCGGGTTCGCTACCGGAGTTGGATGCCTCCTACCATCAGGGGACGGCGTGGCCGTGGCTTCTGGGACCGTATGTAACGGCGTTGGTTCGTTTCACCGGTGACAAACAAGAGGCGAAACGGATCCTCCGCAACTCGCGAACGATGCTGGAGGAGTACGGCCTCGGCGGCATTGCCGAGGTATACGATGGCGACGAGCCGCAACACCCGGGCGGCTGTCCATGGCAAGCTTGGAGCGTTGCCGAAGTGCTCCGAGCGTGGGTCGAGGATGTGAGCGGCGACTAG